GCCGACTTGCTGGGTACCACGATTTACAACGCGAAGGAAGCGAAGTTCGAAACCCGCAAGGGCCCGCTGTTTACGAACCTGGTGCTGGCCGACGAAATCAACCGTGCTCCCTCGAAGGTGCAGAGCGCGCTTCTCGAAGCCATGCAGGAACGCCATATCACCATTGGCGACGAGACATTCAAGCTGGACGAGCCGTTCCTGGTGCTTGCCACGCAGAACCCGATTGAGCAGGAAGGTACGTATCCGCTGCCCGAAGCCCAGGTGGACCGTTTCCTGTTGAAGGTGAAGGTGTCTTACCCGAACAAGGCCGACGAAATGAAGATTCTCGACGCCGTTGCCGGTGCGGGACTCCGTCAGCCGCAGGCCGTCGCAACGAAGGAAGACATTCTGGCTGCTCGCCAGCTGGTGAAGCAGGTGTACGTGGACGAACGCGTGCGTGAATACATCGTGAACCTGGTGCTTGCGACCCGCGATCCGGGCAGCATCAAGCGCAGCGACCTGGTGGGCTTTGTGGAGGTGGGCGCCTCTCCGCGTGCATCCATCGGTCTTGCCCAGGCTTCGAAGGCCCATGCGTTCATCCAGGGCCGCGCCTACGTGACGCCGGAAGATGTGAAGGCTGTCGCTATGGAAGTGCTCCGTCACCGCATTATCCTCAGCTACGAGGCCGAAGCGGAAGAAGTTTCCGCCGAAACTGTCGTGCAGAAGATTCTCGACAGCGTTGAGGTGCCGTAACCTTCGTTGCTGTCGCGCGGAAATCATTTGAAAAAAGAACGCCCCGAAAAGGCGTTCTTTTTCTATTTTAGAAATCGTGAAAAATTGGCTGACTCTATTGTTTCTGAATTGTGCCGTGCTTGCCATGGTGCTTTTCGGGGCGTGTTCGAATTCGCATTATGAAGAGCAAGAGGGTTCGGTGGCTGATGCGGGGGTTCCGGCGGTTGATTCGGTCAAGGTCCCCGTGATAACGGTCGATTCCCTTAGGCCAGGAATGATGCGTATCGTGCCGAATGGGGCGTCTGTTTTGTTGGGTGACGGGAAAATGCGCGTGAATCTGAATTACGAGTATTCGCTCGGAATTCACGAAGTGACTTGCGACGAGTATAAAGAAATATCCCGAAACGAAGACTGGTATTTTGGCTTGAATTGTGGTCGTGGTTTGCCCGTGTCTGATGTGTCGTATTTTGAGGCCGTTCTTTTTGCGAATGCTTATAGTAAGGCGAATGGCTACGATACGGTTTATGCGTATCATAAGCCCATGTTTACCTCGGATGGTCGTTGCGTGAATTTGGAAGGTCTAGAGACTCGTACTGACGTAGACGGATTTCGGTTGCCGACCGAAGCGGAATGGGTGATGGCTGCGTCGCAGACATGGAATCCTGGAGTGAATAGCTGGAATTCTGCAAATTCGAATTTTACACTTCAAGCGGTTTGTGCTTTGCCGGATTCGATTGGCTTCTGTGATTTTGCTGGTAATGCCCTTGAGATGACAAATGACTGGCTTGGTGATTTTAGGGATACGGTTGTAGAAAATTATGTGGGCACACCTACAGGTAATTCGTTGCGTGAAAAGGTTGTTAAGGGTGGGTCGATTGCTAATTCGATTGCGGAAATGAACCTTGATAATCGCGGTGACGTTTATCCTGTGACTGCATCGACTCTTTTGTCGTACATGGGTTTTCGTTTGGCGTTTGGACGAATTCCGAATGCGGTGTGGATGAATGGACGTGGTAAGTCTGAAACGAGTTTTGTGAAAATGAAAGCTTATTCGTCAGATATTCAAGAAAAAATTGGAACGAGGCATGCAAAACTTGTGTTTAGAAATGGTGAGACTGATAATTTAATGTATGTCGATTTCAGTGGGGGAACTGCGAATGTTGTTGAAATCTACGATAGCATTCCCGTGTTTCATCCAGAAATTTCACCGGACGGCATGAAGGTCGCTTTCTGTACGGGAATAGAGGGCGTTAATGGTGAGTCTTCGGTGTATGTGAGAAATTTGGATGTGAATGGAAGTGAACTTGTAAAACTGGATGTGAAAAATGCGGCGATACCCCGTTGGCATGTAGACTCAAATGGCGATACTTCAATT
The genomic region above belongs to Fibrobacter sp. UWB10 and contains:
- a CDS encoding MoxR family ATPase produces the protein MDIQELSEKVRQQSAFCMNLLREVEGTVIGQKALVESILTGILADGHVLLEGLPGLAKTTAVKAFADAVSLDFKRIQFTPDLLPADLLGTTIYNAKEAKFETRKGPLFTNLVLADEINRAPSKVQSALLEAMQERHITIGDETFKLDEPFLVLATQNPIEQEGTYPLPEAQVDRFLLKVKVSYPNKADEMKILDAVAGAGLRQPQAVATKEDILAARQLVKQVYVDERVREYIVNLVLATRDPGSIKRSDLVGFVEVGASPRASIGLAQASKAHAFIQGRAYVTPEDVKAVAMEVLRHRIILSYEAEAEEVSAETVVQKILDSVEVP